Part of the Oscillibacter hominis genome is shown below.
GATCGTCTTTGTCACCGGGTACACCGATTACGTATTTGACGGGTACTCCGTGGGCGCCTTGGGCTATCTGGTCAAGCCGCCCAAACGGGAGCAGCTGGCCGATGTGCTCACCCGGGCCCAGGCGGCGCTGCACCTGGGGGCCGGACGGACCTATCTCTGCCGCAGCGGTGAGGTGACCTACCGCCTGCCCAAAAGCAAAATCCTCTATTTCTGCTCCGACCGCCGCCAGGTCACCTGCGTGACCCGGGATAAGTCCTACACCTTTTATGCCAAGTTGGACGATGTGGAGCGGGAAGTGGGGGAGGGGTTTATCCGAATCCACCAGCGCTATCTGGTCCGCGCCGCGGCGGTGGAGCGGGTGGAGAGCGGCGAGGTGATGGTGGAGGGCAGGGCGCTGCCCATCAGCCGCTCCTGCCAAAGCGCGGCGCTGGCGGCTCTGACCCGCTGCCTGCTTGAGTGAGGAGA
Proteins encoded:
- a CDS encoding LytR/AlgR family response regulator transcription factor — its product is MLRIGICDDLYDARAALAAALERILEPQGIACQMFEFSSGEGLLGWLSNHAGELDLVFLDMEMGELSGMETARRLRSADEGLQIVFVTGYTDYVFDGYSVGALGYLVKPPKREQLADVLTRAQAALHLGAGRTYLCRSGEVTYRLPKSKILYFCSDRRQVTCVTRDKSYTFYAKLDDVEREVGEGFIRIHQRYLVRAAAVERVESGEVMVEGRALPISRSCQSAALAALTRCLLE